In Paraburkholderia phenazinium, the following are encoded in one genomic region:
- the purL gene encoding phosphoribosylformylglycinamidine synthase, producing the protein MAHFSCFPGASALSDFRQTRLLETLTRIDPNITGVRGQYLHFVNSQTPLAAEDSAKIEALMHYGDPFADAKERGAAETFLVVPRFGTVSPWASKATDIAHHCGLTQVRRIERGVEYTVTLKSGLLGGKKTLSDEAREAVVAALHDRMTESVAPSREHAMHLFDELPAKPLQTVDVLGHGRGALETANAELGLALADDEIDYLVDAFTKLGRNPTDVELMMFAQANSEHCRHKIFNADWTIDGEKQDISLFNMIRNTEKLNPQGTIVAYSDNSAIMAGGVAERWFPRKPGQTDSAGELAEHYGRHTELTHTLMKVETHNHPTAISPFPGAATGAGGEIRDEGATGRGARPKAGLAGFTVSNLDLPDAREAWENARDAVQPVGHRNPADAQGVYGRPDRIASPLQIMIDGPLGGAAFNNEFGRPNLGGYFRAYEQNVAGVVRGYHKPIMIAGGIGNISDQHTHKHDLPEGSLLIQIGGPGMRIGMGGGAASSMATGTNTAELDFDSVQRGNPEIERRAQEVINACWQLGEKNPILSIHDVGAGGLSNAFPEVVDGASKGAIFELRKIQLEESGLSPREIWSNEAQERYVLAIAPADLAEFQAICERERCPFAVIGTATNERQLKLIDTEQKDDNAHQPVDMPMEVLLGKAPRMHRDVKHVEKTLLPVDVTGVTLSEVAVSVLRHPTVASKSFLITIGDRSVGGTTARDQMVGPWQVPVADVAITTMDYAGFRGEAMTMAERTPLAVIDAPASGRMAVGEAVTNIAAAPIASLDKLKLSANWMAACGAPGEDAALYDTVKAIGMELCPALGISIPVGKDSLSMRTKWQDQGVAKEVVAPVSLIISAFAPVEDVRGHLTPQLRRADEAGDSVLIAIDLGRGKHRLGGSILAQVTQQVGDTTPDVDDPEDLKRFFAAIQALNGDGKLLAYHDRSDGGLWATVCEMAFAGHVGVSLNVDMLTLDPNHEFDYGDAKDWAKQTSGRREDRTIRALFNEELGAVIQVRAQDRDAVLAALREHGLSACSHVVGKINERDTIEIYRDAKKIYEAPRTELHRAWSEVSWRISRLRDNPACADAEYDTLLDAADPGITPQLSFNPAEDVAAPFIGKGARPRVAILREQGVNSHLETAYAFDRAGFDAYDVHMSDLLAGRATLADFAGAVACGGFSYGDVLGAGEGWAKTIRFNAQLADMFAAFFGRSDTFALGICNGCQMMSSLASMIPGAEAWPKFTRNKSEKFEARFSLVEVQQSPSLFFTGMEGSRIPVAVAHGEGFADFSQQGDASKVAVAMRFVDHRGQATEHYPFNPNGSPDGITSVTTPDGRFTVLMPHTERVHRTVQMSWHPEGWSANDGSPWLRVFQNARRWLG; encoded by the coding sequence ATGGCCCACTTCTCGTGTTTCCCCGGCGCTTCGGCCCTCTCCGATTTCCGTCAAACCCGCCTGCTCGAGACGCTTACGCGCATCGATCCCAACATCACCGGTGTGCGCGGACAGTATCTGCACTTCGTCAATTCGCAAACGCCGCTTGCGGCTGAAGACAGCGCGAAGATCGAGGCGCTGATGCACTACGGCGATCCGTTCGCCGACGCGAAGGAGCGCGGCGCCGCCGAGACGTTCCTCGTGGTGCCCCGGTTCGGCACGGTGTCGCCGTGGGCCAGCAAGGCGACGGATATCGCGCACCACTGCGGTCTCACGCAGGTGCGGCGCATCGAGCGCGGCGTCGAATATACGGTCACGCTCAAGAGCGGCCTGCTGGGCGGCAAGAAAACCCTTTCCGACGAAGCACGCGAGGCCGTGGTGGCCGCGCTGCACGACCGCATGACCGAGAGCGTGGCGCCGTCGCGCGAGCACGCCATGCATCTGTTCGACGAACTGCCGGCCAAGCCGCTGCAAACCGTCGACGTGCTGGGCCACGGGCGCGGCGCGCTGGAAACGGCCAACGCGGAACTGGGCCTCGCGCTCGCGGACGACGAGATCGACTATCTGGTCGACGCCTTCACGAAGCTCGGCCGCAATCCGACCGACGTCGAACTGATGATGTTCGCGCAGGCCAACAGCGAGCACTGCCGCCACAAGATTTTCAACGCGGATTGGACCATCGACGGCGAGAAGCAGGACATCTCCCTGTTCAACATGATCCGCAACACCGAGAAGCTCAATCCGCAAGGCACGATCGTCGCGTATTCGGATAACTCGGCGATCATGGCGGGCGGCGTGGCCGAACGCTGGTTCCCGCGCAAGCCGGGGCAGACTGATAGCGCAGGCGAACTGGCCGAGCACTACGGCCGCCACACCGAGCTGACGCACACGCTCATGAAGGTGGAGACGCACAACCACCCGACCGCGATCTCGCCGTTCCCGGGTGCAGCGACCGGCGCGGGCGGCGAAATCCGCGACGAAGGCGCGACCGGCCGCGGCGCGCGTCCGAAGGCCGGTCTGGCGGGCTTCACCGTGTCGAACCTCGATTTGCCGGATGCGCGCGAAGCATGGGAAAACGCCCGTGACGCCGTGCAGCCGGTCGGCCACCGCAACCCGGCCGACGCGCAGGGCGTGTATGGCCGCCCGGATCGCATCGCCTCGCCGCTGCAGATCATGATCGACGGGCCGCTCGGCGGCGCGGCGTTCAACAACGAATTTGGCCGGCCGAACCTGGGCGGGTACTTCCGGGCCTACGAGCAGAACGTGGCGGGCGTCGTGCGCGGCTACCACAAACCGATCATGATCGCCGGTGGTATCGGCAACATCTCGGATCAGCACACCCACAAGCACGATCTGCCGGAAGGCTCGCTGCTGATCCAGATCGGCGGCCCGGGCATGCGCATCGGCATGGGCGGCGGCGCGGCCAGCTCGATGGCGACCGGCACGAACACCGCCGAGCTCGACTTCGACTCGGTGCAGCGTGGCAACCCGGAAATCGAACGGCGCGCGCAGGAAGTCATCAACGCCTGCTGGCAGTTGGGCGAGAAAAACCCGATCCTCAGCATTCACGACGTGGGCGCGGGCGGTCTGTCGAACGCGTTCCCTGAAGTGGTGGACGGCGCAAGCAAAGGCGCGATTTTCGAACTGCGCAAGATCCAGCTCGAAGAAAGCGGTCTGTCGCCGCGCGAGATCTGGTCGAACGAAGCGCAAGAGCGCTATGTACTGGCGATTGCGCCGGCCGATCTGGCCGAATTCCAGGCCATCTGCGAACGCGAGCGCTGCCCGTTCGCGGTGATCGGCACGGCGACCAACGAACGTCAGTTGAAGCTGATCGACACCGAACAGAAAGACGACAACGCGCACCAGCCGGTCGACATGCCGATGGAAGTGCTGCTCGGCAAAGCGCCGCGCATGCATCGCGATGTGAAGCACGTCGAGAAGACGCTGCTGCCGGTCGACGTCACGGGCGTCACGTTGTCGGAAGTCGCGGTGAGCGTGCTGCGCCATCCCACGGTGGCCAGCAAGTCGTTCCTGATTACCATTGGCGACCGCTCGGTGGGCGGCACGACCGCGCGTGACCAGATGGTCGGCCCGTGGCAGGTGCCCGTTGCCGACGTGGCGATCACCACAATGGACTACGCCGGTTTCCGCGGCGAAGCCATGACCATGGCCGAGCGCACGCCGCTCGCCGTGATCGACGCGCCGGCCTCGGGCCGGATGGCGGTCGGCGAGGCGGTCACGAACATCGCCGCAGCGCCGATCGCGTCGCTCGACAAGCTGAAGCTGTCGGCGAACTGGATGGCTGCTTGCGGCGCGCCGGGCGAAGACGCGGCGCTGTACGACACCGTCAAGGCGATCGGTATGGAACTGTGCCCCGCGCTCGGCATTAGCATTCCGGTGGGCAAAGATTCGCTGTCGATGCGCACCAAGTGGCAAGACCAGGGCGTGGCGAAGGAAGTGGTCGCGCCGGTCTCGCTGATCATCTCGGCGTTCGCACCGGTCGAAGACGTGCGCGGCCATCTGACGCCGCAACTGCGCCGTGCCGACGAAGCGGGCGACAGCGTGCTGATCGCCATCGACCTGGGCCGCGGCAAGCATCGCCTCGGCGGCAGTATCCTCGCGCAGGTCACGCAGCAGGTGGGCGATACCACGCCGGACGTCGACGATCCGGAAGATCTGAAGCGCTTCTTCGCCGCCATCCAGGCGCTGAACGGCGACGGCAAGCTGCTTGCTTACCACGACCGCTCGGACGGCGGCCTGTGGGCGACGGTGTGCGAAATGGCGTTTGCGGGTCACGTGGGCGTGTCGCTGAACGTCGACATGCTGACGCTCGATCCGAACCACGAATTCGACTATGGCGACGCCAAAGATTGGGCCAAGCAGACCAGCGGCCGCCGCGAAGACCGCACGATCCGCGCGCTCTTCAACGAGGAACTGGGTGCGGTGATCCAGGTGCGGGCGCAGGATCGCGATGCCGTGCTGGCGGCGCTGCGTGAACATGGCCTGTCGGCGTGCTCGCACGTGGTCGGCAAGATCAACGAACGCGATACGATCGAAATCTACCGCGACGCCAAGAAGATCTACGAAGCGCCGCGTACCGAACTGCATCGTGCGTGGAGCGAAGTGAGCTGGCGCATCTCGCGTCTGCGCGACAACCCGGCTTGCGCGGATGCCGAATACGACACGCTGCTCGACGCCGCCGATCCGGGCATCACGCCGCAACTGAGCTTCAATCCGGCTGAAGACGTGGCTGCGCCGTTCATCGGCAAGGGCGCGCGTCCGCGTGTGGCGATCCTGCGTGAGCAGGGCGTCAACTCGCACCTCGAAACCGCGTACGCGTTCGATCGCGCCGGTTTCGACGCGTACGACGTGCATATGAGCGACCTGCTGGCCGGTCGCGCCACGCTCGCGGACTTCGCCGGTGCGGTGGCGTGCGGCGGCTTCTCGTACGGCGACGTGCTGGGGGCAGGCGAGGGCTGGGCGAAAACGATCCGCTTCAACGCGCAACTGGCGGATATGTTCGCTGCGTTCTTCGGTCGTAGCGATACGTTCGCGCTGGGCATCTGCAACGGCTGCCAGATGATGAGCAGCCTCGCGTCGATGATCCCGGGCGCAGAGGCCTGGCCGAAGTTCACGCGCAACAAGTCGGAGAAATTCGAAGCGCGCTTCTCGCTCGTCGAAGTGCAGCAGTCGCCGTCGCTGTTCTTTACGGGTATGGAAGGCTCGCGGATTCCGGTGGCCGTTGCTCACGGCGAAGGTTTCGCCGACTTTTCGCAGCAAGGCGACGCCTCGAAGGTGGCGGTCGCGATGCGCTTCGTCGATCACCGCGGCCAGGCTACCGAGCACTATCCGTTCAATCCGAACGGCTCGCCGGACGGCATTACCTCGGTGACGACGCCCGATGGCCGCTTCACCGTTCTGATGCCGCACACGGAGCGCGTCCATCGCACAGTGCAGATGAGCTGGCATCCGGAAGGCTGGAGCGCCAACGACGGTAGCCCGTGGCTGCGCGTGTTCCAGAACGCGCGACGCTGGTTGGGTTGA
- a CDS encoding peptidylprolyl isomerase, with translation MTLKKTRLWVLLAAFAAAPAFAQNIAVVNGTPIPKARVDALVEQLVHQGQQDSPQLQAAVREELINREILMQEAARRGIPNRPDVKAQVAVAQQTVVLRALIEDFVKNNQPTDAEVKARYDTLVKDAGGKEYHLHHILVDNEQQAQDLIAKIKAGASFEDLAKQYSKDPGSGKNGGDLDWSDPKAYVPEFAAAAEKLQKGQMTDTPVHTQFGWHIIRLDDTRDITPPPLEQVRAQIVQQIQQEKLQAFEENLRKNAKVQ, from the coding sequence ATGACCTTGAAGAAAACCCGCCTCTGGGTATTGCTGGCCGCTTTTGCGGCTGCGCCTGCGTTTGCACAGAACATCGCCGTCGTCAACGGCACGCCGATCCCGAAGGCACGCGTCGACGCGCTCGTCGAGCAACTCGTCCATCAGGGCCAGCAGGACTCGCCGCAGTTGCAGGCGGCCGTACGCGAAGAGCTGATCAACCGCGAAATCCTGATGCAGGAAGCGGCTCGCCGCGGCATCCCGAACCGTCCGGACGTCAAGGCGCAAGTCGCCGTGGCTCAGCAGACCGTCGTGCTGCGCGCGCTGATCGAAGACTTCGTAAAGAACAACCAGCCGACCGACGCGGAAGTCAAAGCACGCTATGACACGCTTGTGAAGGACGCGGGCGGCAAGGAATATCACCTGCACCACATCCTCGTCGACAACGAGCAGCAGGCTCAGGACCTGATCGCCAAGATCAAGGCCGGCGCTTCGTTCGAAGACCTTGCCAAGCAATACTCGAAGGACCCGGGATCGGGCAAGAACGGTGGCGACCTGGACTGGTCGGATCCGAAGGCGTATGTGCCTGAGTTCGCCGCTGCGGCCGAGAAGCTGCAGAAAGGCCAGATGACCGACACGCCGGTGCACACGCAATTCGGCTGGCACATCATCCGTCTCGACGACACGCGCGACATCACGCCGCCGCCGCTCGAGCAGGTGCGTGCGCAGATCGTCCAGCAGATCCAGCAGGAAAAGCTGCAGGCGTTTGAAGAAAACCTGCGGAAGAACGCGAAGGTTCAGTAA
- a CDS encoding BolA family protein: MSDDTFLHATPAERLALIEARLAAALAPIASISVRDDSAQHAGHAGASAGGHFSVTIVAVAFAGKARVARHRLVYDALADAMQRGIHALAITAYTPEEFDLLSR; encoded by the coding sequence ATGAGCGACGACACCTTCCTGCACGCCACCCCCGCCGAGCGCCTCGCGCTGATCGAAGCGCGTCTCGCCGCGGCGCTCGCGCCGATTGCGTCGATCAGCGTGCGCGATGACAGCGCGCAACATGCGGGGCACGCGGGCGCCTCCGCAGGCGGTCATTTCAGCGTCACGATTGTTGCGGTTGCATTCGCCGGAAAGGCACGCGTAGCAAGGCACCGCTTGGTGTATGATGCGCTGGCCGATGCCATGCAGCGCGGCATTCACGCCCTTGCCATCACGGCGTACACGCCCGAAGAATTCGATTTGCTGTCCCGTTAG
- a CDS encoding septation protein A gives MKFLFDLFPIILFFVAFKLWGIFTATAVAIVATLVQIAWVAFRHRKVDPMLWVSLGVVTVFGGATLVLHNDTFIKWKPTVLYWAFSVALIVSQLAFNKNLIEAMMGKQITLPHRIWSQLSIIWAVFFVLLGILNLFVAYHFSTDAWVNFKLFGATGCLVVFIVGQSLWLSKYMKEEE, from the coding sequence ATGAAATTCCTGTTCGATCTGTTCCCGATCATCCTGTTTTTCGTCGCGTTCAAGCTGTGGGGCATTTTCACGGCCACGGCGGTGGCGATCGTCGCCACGCTGGTGCAGATCGCCTGGGTGGCGTTCCGGCACCGCAAAGTGGACCCGATGCTGTGGGTGAGCCTCGGGGTCGTCACGGTGTTCGGCGGCGCCACGCTGGTGCTGCACAACGACACCTTCATCAAATGGAAGCCGACCGTGCTGTACTGGGCGTTTTCGGTCGCGCTGATCGTTTCGCAACTGGCGTTCAACAAGAACCTGATCGAGGCGATGATGGGCAAGCAGATCACGCTGCCGCATCGCATCTGGAGCCAGCTCAGCATCATCTGGGCGGTGTTCTTCGTGCTGCTGGGCATTCTCAACCTGTTCGTGGCCTACCACTTCTCGACGGACGCCTGGGTGAACTTCAAGCTGTTCGGCGCGACCGGCTGCCTCGTGGTGTTCATTGTCGGCCAGAGCCTGTGGCTGTCGAAGTACATGAAGGAAGAAGAGTGA
- the msrB gene encoding peptide-methionine (R)-S-oxide reductase MsrB, with amino-acid sequence MNPDDTQTPAPAVQKDDAEWRQQLSDVEYQVTRHAATERPFTGRYHDHWDRGIYDCVCCGTPLFESDTKFDAGCGWPSYFKPINGEVIAEKTDRSHGMLRIEVQCKHCGAHLGHVFEDGPAPTGLRYCINSAALQFEPK; translated from the coding sequence ATGAACCCAGACGACACCCAAACCCCCGCGCCCGCCGTGCAGAAAGACGATGCCGAATGGCGCCAGCAGTTGTCCGATGTCGAGTACCAGGTGACCCGCCACGCCGCCACCGAGCGCCCGTTCACCGGCCGTTATCACGACCACTGGGACCGCGGCATCTATGACTGCGTCTGCTGCGGCACGCCGCTGTTCGAATCGGACACCAAGTTCGACGCGGGCTGCGGCTGGCCGAGCTACTTCAAGCCGATCAACGGCGAAGTGATCGCCGAGAAAACCGACCGCTCGCACGGCATGCTGCGCATCGAGGTGCAATGCAAGCATTGCGGCGCGCATCTCGGCCACGTCTTCGAAGACGGTCCGGCGCCGACCGGACTGCGCTACTGCATCAATTCGGCTGCGCTACAATTCGAGCCCAAGTAA
- a CDS encoding protein adenylyltransferase SelO, producing the protein MSFSPSISGLSGSMAALAEALGTPREGTFAQLGNVFMTRLPAQPLSAPYVVGFSAGTAALLGFDASLAHDPAFAEFFSGNTTRDWPAEAMPYASVYSGHQFGVWAGQLGDGRALGLGEVAHDGARYELQLKGAGRTPYSRMGDGRAVLRSSIREYLCSEAMHHLGIPTTRALCVIGSDQPVRREEIETAAVVTRVAPSFIRFGHFEHFYSNDRVDALQALADHVIERFYPHCKEADDPYLALLNEAVLSTADLLAQWQAVGFCHGVMNTDNMSILGLTIDYGPFGFLDGFDAGYICNHSDSQGRYAYRMQPQIAYWNLFCLAQGLLPLLGQQHDESVRGEAAVKDAQGVLEGFKDRFAPALEQRMRAKLGLQTERPGDDVLANRLFEVMQANRADFTLTFRNLARVSKHDASGDAPVRDLFLDRAAFDVWVNDYRARLSEETLDDAERAIAMNRVNPKFILRNHLAETAIRRAREKDFSEVERLAAVLRRPFDEQPEHEAYAALPPDWASSLEVSCSS; encoded by the coding sequence ATGTCGTTTTCCCCAAGCATTTCCGGCCTGTCCGGGTCGATGGCGGCGCTCGCCGAGGCCCTCGGCACCCCGCGCGAAGGCACCTTCGCCCAGCTCGGCAACGTGTTTATGACCCGTCTGCCGGCACAGCCGCTCAGCGCGCCCTATGTGGTCGGCTTTTCTGCCGGGACCGCCGCGCTACTCGGTTTCGACGCCAGTCTGGCGCACGATCCCGCCTTCGCCGAGTTCTTCTCCGGCAATACCACACGTGACTGGCCCGCCGAGGCGATGCCGTATGCCTCTGTGTATTCGGGCCATCAGTTCGGCGTATGGGCCGGCCAGCTCGGCGACGGCCGTGCGCTGGGCCTGGGCGAAGTCGCGCACGACGGCGCCCGTTACGAGCTGCAGCTCAAGGGCGCGGGACGCACGCCCTATTCCCGCATGGGCGACGGCCGCGCGGTGCTGCGCTCGTCGATCCGCGAGTATCTGTGTTCGGAAGCCATGCATCACCTCGGCATTCCGACGACCCGCGCGCTGTGCGTGATCGGCTCCGACCAGCCGGTGCGGCGCGAGGAAATCGAAACCGCGGCGGTCGTCACGCGCGTCGCGCCCAGCTTCATCCGCTTCGGCCACTTCGAGCATTTCTATTCCAACGACCGCGTCGATGCGCTGCAAGCGCTCGCCGATCACGTGATCGAGCGCTTCTACCCACACTGCAAGGAAGCGGACGATCCGTATCTCGCGCTGCTGAACGAAGCGGTTTTGTCCACGGCGGATCTGCTCGCGCAATGGCAGGCGGTCGGCTTCTGCCACGGCGTGATGAACACGGACAACATGTCGATCCTCGGCCTCACGATCGACTACGGTCCGTTCGGCTTCCTCGACGGCTTCGATGCGGGCTACATCTGCAATCACTCCGATTCGCAGGGCCGCTACGCCTACCGGATGCAGCCGCAGATTGCCTACTGGAACCTCTTCTGCCTCGCCCAGGGGCTGTTGCCGCTGCTCGGCCAGCAGCACGACGAAAGCGTGCGCGGCGAGGCAGCGGTGAAGGACGCGCAGGGTGTGCTCGAAGGCTTCAAGGACCGCTTTGCGCCGGCGCTCGAACAGCGCATGCGCGCCAAGCTCGGCCTGCAAACCGAACGCCCGGGCGACGACGTCCTGGCCAACCGCCTGTTCGAAGTGATGCAGGCAAACCGCGCGGATTTCACGCTGACCTTCCGCAACCTGGCGCGTGTATCGAAGCACGATGCGAGCGGCGACGCACCGGTCCGCGACCTGTTTCTGGACCGTGCCGCGTTCGATGTCTGGGTGAACGACTACCGCGCGCGGCTGTCCGAAGAAACACTCGACGATGCCGAACGCGCCATTGCAATGAACCGCGTGAACCCCAAATTCATTCTTCGCAATCACCTGGCCGAAACGGCGATTCGCCGCGCCAGGGAGAAGGACTTTTCGGAAGTCGAGCGGCTGGCGGCGGTGCTGCGCCGTCCCTTCGACGAACAACCGGAACACGAGGCGTATGCCGCGCTGCCGCCCGACTGGGCGAGTTCGCTGGAAGTCAGTTGTTCGTCATAA
- a CDS encoding 3-(methylthio)propionyl-CoA ligase: protein MTTPLLGQMMDMPLTVSSLLAHAARHFGDTEIVSRRIEGDVHRYTYRDCEKRAKQLAQALIALGVQPGERVATLAWCGYRHLEAYYGTTGFGSVCHTINPRLFPEQIAYIVNHADDSYVLFDITFAALVDALAPQCPKVRGWIALTDDAHLPPMQTPVLSYETLLAAQDGAYEWPPVDERAASYLCYTSGTTGNPKGALYSHRSTVLHAYGASLPDAMSLSARDSVLPVVPMFHVNAWGIPHAAPLTGAKLVFPGKDLDGKSLYELMEAERVTYSAGVPTVWLGLLTYMKQAGVRFSSLNRTVIGGSACPPAMLRAFQDDYGVEVIHAWGMTEMSPLGTLSKLTWEQSQRSPDEQRKLREKQGHVIYGVDMKIVGADGGELPWDGVAFGDLHVRGPWVIDRYFRKDASPLVDGWFPTGDVATIDPDSFLHITDRSKDVIKSGGEWISSIDIENVAIAHPAVAEAACIACSHPKWTERPLLVVVKRKGAEVTRDELIAFYDGKVAKWWIPDDVVFVDELPHTATGKLQKLRLREIYRDHVLPSALQGAV, encoded by the coding sequence ATGACGACGCCGTTGCTGGGCCAGATGATGGACATGCCGCTCACCGTGTCTTCGCTGCTCGCGCATGCCGCGCGGCATTTCGGCGACACGGAAATCGTCTCGCGGCGCATCGAAGGCGACGTGCATCGCTACACCTACCGCGACTGCGAAAAACGCGCGAAGCAACTGGCGCAGGCCCTGATTGCGCTCGGCGTGCAGCCGGGCGAGCGGGTCGCGACGCTCGCGTGGTGCGGCTACCGCCATCTGGAGGCGTACTACGGCACGACCGGCTTCGGTTCCGTGTGCCATACGATCAATCCGCGGCTCTTTCCCGAGCAGATCGCTTACATCGTCAATCACGCCGACGACAGCTACGTGCTGTTCGACATCACGTTCGCCGCGCTGGTCGATGCGCTCGCGCCGCAGTGTCCGAAGGTACGCGGCTGGATCGCGCTGACCGACGACGCCCACCTGCCGCCGATGCAGACGCCGGTGCTCAGCTACGAGACGCTGCTGGCGGCGCAGGACGGCGCGTACGAATGGCCGCCGGTCGACGAACGCGCGGCCTCTTACCTTTGCTATACGTCCGGAACCACGGGCAATCCGAAGGGCGCGCTGTACTCGCATCGCTCGACGGTGTTGCATGCCTACGGCGCGTCGTTGCCGGACGCGATGAGCCTGTCGGCGCGCGACTCCGTGCTGCCGGTGGTGCCGATGTTCCATGTGAACGCCTGGGGCATTCCGCACGCGGCGCCGTTGACGGGCGCCAAGCTGGTCTTCCCCGGCAAGGACCTCGACGGCAAGTCGCTCTACGAATTGATGGAGGCCGAACGCGTCACCTATTCGGCCGGCGTGCCGACCGTCTGGCTCGGCCTGCTCACCTACATGAAGCAGGCCGGTGTGCGCTTTTCTTCGCTCAATCGCACGGTGATCGGCGGCTCGGCGTGCCCGCCGGCCATGCTGCGCGCTTTCCAGGACGACTACGGCGTCGAAGTGATCCATGCATGGGGGATGACGGAGATGTCGCCGCTCGGCACGCTGTCGAAACTCACATGGGAGCAGTCGCAGCGCTCGCCTGACGAGCAGCGCAAGCTGCGCGAGAAGCAGGGCCACGTGATCTACGGTGTCGATATGAAGATCGTCGGTGCGGACGGCGGCGAACTGCCGTGGGACGGCGTCGCGTTCGGCGATCTGCATGTACGCGGCCCGTGGGTGATCGACCGGTATTTCCGCAAGGACGCCTCGCCGCTCGTCGACGGCTGGTTTCCGACCGGCGACGTCGCGACCATCGACCCGGACAGCTTCCTGCACATCACCGACCGCAGCAAGGACGTGATCAAGTCCGGCGGCGAATGGATCAGCTCGATCGACATCGAGAACGTCGCGATCGCGCATCCGGCGGTGGCCGAGGCGGCGTGCATTGCGTGTTCGCATCCCAAGTGGACCGAGCGGCCCTTGCTGGTGGTGGTCAAGCGCAAGGGCGCCGAGGTGACGCGCGACGAGCTGATTGCCTTCTACGACGGCAAGGTGGCGAAATGGTGGATACCCGACGACGTGGTGTTCGTCGACGAGTTGCCGCACACGGCCACCGGCAAGCTGCAGAAACTCAGGCTGCGCGAGATCTATCGCGATCACGTGTTGCCCTCGGCGCTGCAGGGCGCGGTCTGA